A genomic segment from Candidatus Brocadia sinica JPN1 encodes:
- a CDS encoding IS1380 family transposase, with amino-acid sequence MKTGCKDAIEYQGLSGRKVISQFNGGQITTDAGGLLLRELEQARGFMKEFSKCFTDYRDQGAIEHTVEELLSQRIYGIALGYEDLNDHDQLRIDPLLAVLCKKKDPTGQDRRSKIVLDLDATDDPIHGSQEGRFFHGYYGEYCYLPLYIFCDDYLLCAKLRTSGVDASEGAKEEIERVVNHVRNQWPEVKIVVRGDSGSAREEIMSWCEANHVDYLFGLARNSRLQEEIQGEMEEARKQYEQTGRASRVYKDFFYKTVKSWSKGRRVVGKVEYLEKGPNPRFVVTSLKSEEKDARSLYEQEYCARGEMENRIKEQQLHLFADRTSTETMRANQLRLWFSSVAYVLLNELRRIGLCSTEFSQAQCSTIRTKLLKIGAQVKVSVRRIAVCLSSAYPYKEVFQRAFQNIRKAYPMLC; translated from the coding sequence GTGAAAACAGGGTGTAAAGATGCAATAGAGTATCAAGGGTTAAGCGGAAGGAAGGTAATATCGCAATTTAATGGAGGGCAAATAACAACCGACGCCGGAGGCCTGTTACTGAGAGAATTAGAACAGGCAAGAGGTTTCATGAAAGAGTTTTCAAAGTGTTTTACCGATTATCGGGATCAGGGCGCAATAGAGCATACAGTAGAAGAATTATTATCACAGAGGATATATGGGATAGCGTTAGGATATGAGGACTTGAATGATCATGATCAATTGAGGATAGACCCATTGTTGGCAGTTTTGTGCAAGAAGAAAGACCCGACAGGGCAGGATAGGCGAAGCAAGATTGTTTTGGATTTGGATGCGACGGATGATCCGATACACGGGAGCCAGGAAGGTCGTTTTTTCCATGGATATTACGGGGAGTATTGTTATTTACCCTTGTACATATTTTGCGATGACTATTTGTTATGTGCGAAATTAAGGACATCAGGGGTGGATGCAAGCGAAGGGGCAAAAGAGGAGATAGAGCGGGTCGTCAATCACGTTCGGAACCAGTGGCCTGAGGTGAAAATTGTGGTGCGGGGCGATTCGGGGTCTGCGAGGGAAGAAATCATGAGTTGGTGTGAAGCAAACCATGTAGACTATCTTTTTGGGCTTGCAAGGAATTCTCGATTACAAGAAGAGATACAAGGCGAAATGGAAGAGGCAAGAAAACAATATGAGCAGACAGGAAGAGCATCCAGGGTGTATAAAGATTTTTTCTATAAAACGGTGAAGAGTTGGTCCAAGGGTCGTCGGGTAGTGGGCAAGGTGGAATATTTAGAGAAGGGGCCAAATCCCCGGTTTGTAGTAACATCACTAAAATCGGAGGAGAAAGATGCCAGGAGTCTTTACGAGCAAGAGTATTGTGCACGGGGGGAGATGGAAAACAGGATCAAGGAACAGCAGTTACATTTGTTTGCCGACCGGACAAGTACAGAGACGATGCGTGCCAATCAACTGAGGCTGTGGTTCTCGTCAGTGGCTTATGTGTTACTCAACGAATTAAGACGGATAGGGCTTTGTTCAACAGAATTCTCACAAGCACAGTGCAGCACGATCCGAACAAAACTGCTCAAGATTGGCGCACAGGTAAAGGTGAGTGTAAGGAGAATCGCAGTTTGCCTGTCCAGTGCTTATCCCTATAAAGAAGTCTTTCAGCGCGCTTTTCAAAACATTCGTAAAGCGTATCCAATGCTCTGTTGA
- a CDS encoding DNA adenine methylase: MRSWLSGLIPEHISYVEPFCGAGHLLFAKEPSQVKVINDINNHLVNFFKVIQNSGKCQMLTNLLNYMPYSRTLWQEIRTNWKKGNIPSDPVEASAQWFYLNRTCFSGDQNRGGFAAPSVTGRNPVQSFRNAIEGLTDIAERLRSVCIESLDYAECIKRYDSEATLFYCDPPYWDAEDYYGDSFSQGDHHILAELLCRVKGKVMLTHYANKLYDRLYEGWYRYEYQSFKGSHKSTGESKPRTVEVLYTNFEPARTANFLEAN; the protein is encoded by the coding sequence TTGCGTAGTTGGCTATCAGGGTTAATACCAGAACATATTTCGTATGTGGAACCCTTTTGCGGGGCTGGGCATTTGTTGTTTGCCAAAGAACCTTCACAGGTAAAGGTCATAAACGACATTAATAACCACTTGGTAAACTTCTTCAAGGTTATTCAGAATTCTGGGAAATGCCAAATGTTGACTAACCTTTTAAACTATATGCCATACAGTCGAACCCTTTGGCAAGAGATAAGAACAAACTGGAAGAAAGGGAATATCCCAAGTGATCCCGTAGAGGCATCAGCGCAATGGTTTTATCTGAATCGAACATGCTTTTCAGGGGATCAGAATCGTGGCGGTTTTGCAGCGCCTTCGGTGACTGGTCGTAATCCTGTCCAGAGTTTTAGGAATGCTATTGAAGGTCTAACAGACATTGCAGAGAGATTACGGAGCGTTTGCATTGAGTCTTTAGATTATGCGGAATGTATCAAGCGGTATGATTCAGAAGCTACCCTGTTTTATTGCGATCCGCCTTATTGGGACGCGGAGGACTATTACGGCGATTCTTTTAGCCAGGGCGACCACCATATCCTTGCGGAACTGTTGTGCAGGGTAAAAGGCAAGGTGATGCTGACCCACTATGCCAACAAGCTGTATGACAGGTTATATGAGGGTTGGTATCGATATGAGTATCAATCGTTCAAGGGAAGTCATAAATCGACCGGTGAATCAAAGCCAAGAACCGTTGAGGTATTGTACACGAACTTTGAACCTGCAAGAACAGCAAACTTTTTGGAGGCAAACTAA
- a CDS encoding tyrosine-type recombinase/integrase codes for MFIGDRERGKLNLPKKKVIPTLAEYSKTYLELYKGAKENTLGARKRAVSVLVEYLGSYHLDKITAFVIEKFRIERKEKDQVKDGTINDDVSALNHIFGKAIKEGILDKNPCKDIKKLKVAQSRDRVLSAEEIALLLNKLESKGRFMVLVGLFTGMRLGEVLRLKWADIDFARGLIMFVQSKTNKQVTVPLSSYLADELTKYKEGHTEERLFESKEITNAVVIRYSEYFSGLFKELGIDNFTFHNLRHSFASLQGDIGTGAT; via the coding sequence ATGTTTATTGGCGACCGGGAACGTGGCAAACTGAATCTACCAAAGAAGAAGGTCATTCCGACCTTAGCGGAATATTCTAAGACATACCTTGAATTATACAAAGGTGCTAAAGAAAATACCCTTGGTGCCAGGAAAAGGGCTGTAAGTGTTCTTGTGGAATACCTGGGAAGTTATCACCTTGATAAAATCACGGCATTTGTAATAGAAAAATTCAGGATTGAGCGTAAAGAGAAAGACCAGGTTAAGGACGGCACAATTAACGATGACGTATCTGCCTTAAACCACATCTTTGGCAAGGCAATCAAAGAAGGTATTCTTGATAAAAACCCATGCAAAGACATTAAAAAACTAAAGGTTGCTCAATCCAGAGACCGGGTATTAAGCGCCGAAGAAATAGCCCTACTTCTCAATAAACTGGAAAGCAAAGGACGTTTCATGGTATTGGTAGGTCTCTTTACCGGTATGCGTCTTGGTGAAGTGTTGCGCTTAAAATGGGCGGATATTGACTTTGCCAGAGGCTTGATAATGTTCGTTCAGAGCAAGACCAATAAACAAGTTACTGTCCCACTTTCAAGCTACCTGGCCGATGAATTAACGAAATACAAAGAAGGCCATACAGAAGAAAGGCTGTTTGAAAGCAAAGAAATAACCAATGCTGTAGTGATTCGATACAGTGAATATTTTAGCGGGTTGTTTAAGGAACTTGGTATTGATAATTTCACATTCCATAACCTCAGACATTCATTTGCAAGCTTACAGGGCGACATCGGGACAGGCGCTACGTGA
- a CDS encoding ribonuclease HI family protein, with amino-acid sequence MKNISLQELVALILRYLDIEKLTKENPAATKEVIDELFHEILETKKGKKRVDICLPHDDMPQYRQEGFRELIIHTDGASRGNPGKAGIGVAIFDKDYCLVEDVCRFIGESTNNVAEYQAMIFAAQKAIAYAAKKVIFKTDSELLVRQLNGEYRVKSPNILPLYNELMKLLCKIPTWKIQHVRREENVIADTLANRGIDLLA; translated from the coding sequence ATGAAAAATATATCTTTGCAGGAATTAGTGGCATTAATATTGAGATACCTCGACATAGAAAAATTGACAAAGGAAAATCCCGCAGCTACCAAAGAAGTAATCGATGAACTTTTTCACGAAATCTTGGAAACGAAGAAAGGGAAGAAACGGGTTGATATTTGCCTGCCACATGACGATATGCCTCAATACAGACAGGAAGGTTTTCGTGAACTTATCATCCATACCGATGGAGCATCAAGGGGAAATCCGGGTAAGGCAGGTATTGGTGTAGCCATATTCGATAAGGATTATTGTCTTGTTGAGGATGTATGCAGATTTATCGGAGAATCTACAAATAATGTTGCTGAATATCAGGCGATGATATTTGCAGCCCAAAAGGCAATTGCCTATGCTGCTAAAAAAGTCATCTTTAAGACTGACAGCGAACTCCTGGTTCGACAACTTAACGGTGAATATCGTGTAAAGAGCCCAAACATCCTGCCTCTCTATAATGAACTTATGAAACTCCTATGTAAAATACCCACGTGGAAGATTCAACATGTACGCAGGGAGGAAAATGTCATTGCCGATACGTTGGCCAACCGAGGCATTGATTTGTTGGCGTAG
- a CDS encoding V-type ATP synthase subunit I — MAIEKVNKVTILLPEKDAHQFLNQLYYWNIVHITDTFTQLHNSIIPSFQRFPTTFNDIEKNIQKLNTIFSTLKTFAPKKKSFVEGIFPIPLQITRKELAQTLSRININSLFEECRSRYETYLSLQKRQKQLKEELDILTDFLPLSFEFTQLRSIKNVSFFYCQASEARWNRFLRDAAASEFLTWQIVSKTKKKLKILLAYLNNDKDDALRILAKFGFKEIPFPILSGNIKDRSDELALEMSHVIQEREQIRCRILELSGEWRSLEILLGYWENERNKIHTQHRCVISKRVFVLIGYVKITDTLKLDMLLHGKFPQASVVYEEPSAIDKVPVSITLNRFFKPAQLLINMFGLPNYFTFDPTPFVMISFLIFFGLCFGDVFYGVFLTAFSAWMARKYKSSEAFSNFLKLFLYAGISTMIFGAITGGWAGDLYNPMYLGENNPLLKIKERLTLLDPLSKPVLALLFAIGLGVLNQFYGITLRMYGELRKKNILNAICDGLLWLIMLPGFLILISTIFLKIPGNIISIGKYMAIIGAVGLISTQGRNEKSLIGKIFTGIVSLYGIVGTYGCTSFIGDILSYTRILAISLTTTIVGMAFNIVATLFKTGTFIGVVFFIITLIFGHMFNFAMSILGAFIHPARLIFLEFFGRFYEGGAPKFQPYGLGNQRIHIIENDSE; from the coding sequence ATGGCTATTGAAAAGGTTAATAAAGTGACCATTCTACTCCCCGAAAAGGATGCGCATCAGTTTCTCAATCAACTCTATTACTGGAATATCGTTCATATTACAGACACTTTTACCCAACTCCACAATTCGATTATTCCATCCTTTCAAAGATTTCCCACCACTTTTAATGATATAGAGAAGAATATTCAGAAACTTAATACCATCTTTTCCACTCTTAAAACATTCGCCCCAAAAAAGAAAAGCTTTGTTGAAGGTATCTTTCCCATTCCATTGCAAATTACCCGTAAGGAATTGGCTCAAACACTTTCTCGTATAAATATTAATTCTCTCTTTGAGGAATGCCGGAGCCGATACGAAACATACTTAAGCCTTCAAAAAAGACAGAAACAATTAAAGGAAGAATTGGACATACTCACAGATTTTTTACCCTTGTCATTTGAATTTACTCAACTCAGAAGCATTAAGAACGTCTCCTTCTTTTACTGTCAGGCATCTGAGGCTCGATGGAACCGGTTTTTAAGAGATGCAGCAGCCAGTGAATTTCTCACGTGGCAGATTGTTTCAAAGACTAAAAAAAAATTGAAAATCCTTCTTGCATACTTAAATAACGATAAAGATGACGCGCTCAGGATTCTTGCAAAATTCGGTTTTAAGGAGATACCCTTTCCAATCCTATCGGGTAATATAAAAGACCGTAGTGATGAATTAGCACTGGAAATGTCTCATGTGATTCAAGAGCGAGAGCAAATTCGCTGTCGTATCCTTGAGCTATCCGGGGAATGGCGTTCTCTGGAGATACTCCTGGGATACTGGGAAAACGAAAGAAATAAGATCCATACACAGCATAGGTGTGTCATATCAAAAAGGGTCTTTGTGTTAATTGGATACGTCAAAATAACAGATACGCTTAAACTCGACATGTTACTCCACGGCAAATTTCCACAGGCATCGGTTGTTTATGAAGAACCTTCAGCGATCGATAAAGTACCCGTCTCCATTACGTTAAATAGATTCTTCAAACCTGCCCAATTATTGATAAACATGTTTGGATTACCCAATTATTTTACTTTTGACCCAACGCCCTTTGTGATGATATCCTTTCTCATCTTCTTTGGGCTCTGTTTTGGCGATGTATTTTACGGAGTGTTTTTAACGGCTTTTTCCGCATGGATGGCCAGGAAATATAAATCATCTGAAGCATTTTCCAACTTCTTGAAACTCTTCCTTTATGCTGGTATTAGCACGATGATTTTTGGTGCCATTACCGGTGGTTGGGCTGGAGATCTCTATAATCCAATGTATCTAGGCGAGAATAACCCTTTACTAAAAATAAAAGAAAGGCTGACACTATTAGACCCTCTCTCAAAACCTGTTCTTGCACTCTTGTTTGCCATAGGGCTGGGTGTATTGAACCAATTTTACGGCATCACACTCAGGATGTATGGAGAATTGAGAAAAAAGAATATCCTGAATGCAATCTGTGACGGATTATTATGGCTTATTATGCTGCCAGGATTTCTGATCCTGATATCAACCATTTTTCTAAAAATACCTGGTAACATCATCAGTATTGGGAAATACATGGCCATCATTGGCGCGGTTGGATTGATCTCAACACAGGGACGTAACGAAAAGAGTTTGATCGGTAAAATTTTCACGGGGATTGTTAGTTTATACGGCATTGTGGGCACCTATGGGTGTACGAGTTTTATTGGGGATATCCTTTCCTATACGCGCATTCTGGCCATCAGTCTTACAACAACGATTGTTGGTATGGCATTTAATATTGTAGCGACATTGTTCAAAACAGGCACTTTTATTGGTGTTGTATTCTTTATAATCACCTTGATTTTTGGGCATATGTTTAACTTTGCCATGAGTATTCTCGGCGCCTTTATTCATCCTGCACGGTTAATCTTCCTTGAATTTTTTGGACGATTTTATGAAGGAGGCGCCCCAAAGTTTCAGCCTTACGGTTTGGGTAACCAACGGATACATATTATAGAAAACGATTCGGAATGA
- a CDS encoding V-type ATP synthase subunit K: protein MTELLKLYFVQTGFGWVIIGAIIVVTVSCLGSAKGILIASSQAAGILSEKPELFGKLLVLMALPGTQGFYGFICAIMIALRTGIIVGNLNIPPAIGVAILLIAIATSIVEYITALIQAKAATGAINLTGKQPEEGGRAILIPALVETYAVIALLISILLITWLTKEGGFSFTTPI, encoded by the coding sequence ATGACAGAATTACTAAAGTTGTATTTTGTACAAACTGGTTTTGGCTGGGTTATTATTGGCGCCATTATTGTAGTCACCGTAAGTTGTCTGGGTTCTGCAAAAGGCATTTTGATTGCTTCATCTCAAGCTGCAGGTATTTTATCGGAAAAGCCAGAATTATTTGGAAAACTGCTTGTACTCATGGCACTGCCTGGCACCCAGGGTTTTTACGGATTTATCTGTGCCATTATGATTGCCCTGCGTACCGGAATTATTGTAGGAAATTTGAATATCCCTCCTGCCATTGGGGTTGCGATCCTCCTCATCGCTATAGCCACAAGCATTGTAGAATATATCACCGCACTTATTCAAGCTAAGGCTGCAACTGGAGCTATCAATCTTACAGGAAAACAACCGGAAGAAGGGGGCCGCGCCATCCTGATCCCTGCGCTTGTTGAAACGTACGCCGTTATTGCCTTATTGATTTCTATTTTATTGATCACCTGGCTGACCAAGGAAGGGGGATTTTCCTTCACTACACCAATATAA
- a CDS encoding V-type ATP synthase subunit E, protein MSLGRIKNYIIENAQKEAEQIIKTAEAQFRAQVEITKLSLEKQHQEMLRTEEGRLNKDVKGTIVSLKRSYKMKLLEIKNRVLDDVLTRATEHIQSLPDKDYLALIGKWMANIPDHLEGELFVNAKDLKRITDAFIDTINKNRKTRICRNTTAIDIRGGFVLKTTYYEIDCTLDTLAKNLRTTLAPKLSDMLKLSYVEL, encoded by the coding sequence ATGTCCCTCGGACGAATCAAAAATTACATTATAGAGAATGCACAAAAAGAGGCCGAACAAATTATCAAAACGGCTGAAGCACAATTTCGCGCCCAGGTTGAAATAACCAAACTCTCCCTGGAAAAACAACACCAGGAAATGTTGCGCACCGAAGAGGGACGTCTCAACAAGGATGTCAAAGGAACCATCGTTTCATTAAAAAGGTCTTACAAAATGAAACTGCTGGAAATTAAAAATCGTGTGCTTGACGACGTCCTGACACGCGCAACAGAACATATACAATCACTTCCTGATAAAGACTATTTAGCATTGATAGGGAAATGGATGGCAAACATACCCGACCATCTGGAAGGAGAGTTGTTCGTTAATGCAAAGGATTTGAAACGAATAACCGACGCCTTTATCGATACTATTAATAAGAATAGAAAGACAAGGATCTGCCGGAATACAACTGCTATTGATATAAGGGGCGGTTTTGTCTTAAAGACTACTTATTATGAAATTGATTGTACCTTAGATACCCTTGCCAAAAACCTTCGTACCACATTGGCACCCAAGCTAAGCGACATGCTGAAATTGTCTTATGTTGAATTGTAA
- a CDS encoding V0D/AC39 family V-type ATPase subunit: protein MPNGTYHHEWCYLSGRVNILECSLLSMNFFEKLLSSNNLNDVLTNLNNTPLKAYFTDSKHLYEFETLLDDYYHDKLYEIRSLSPHSAICDFFLIRNDILNLKKFITSKTLGINKNTFLKGTMSKDTWNNEWHGKATSLPKVFKESISFFKTAVNNLKKESLPFIIDLICDGAYLRYIENFSNKINVEIIQRYLMIYQCVKGLKVIRRVMVLKLDMKLLEQYFLEGFDKEHVFYRLMKNTAWISEKTLREAFIGAYCNTPLLDQYFIQVLSLNLFPNISFQYEVVTDNYLLDIMQPVKFIPFGTERVFGYLCGLTVEVFNLKLVLGGKVHRIESNFLRERLRKTYA from the coding sequence ATGCCAAACGGTACATATCATCATGAATGGTGTTATTTATCCGGACGGGTCAATATCCTGGAGTGCTCTTTACTCAGTATGAACTTCTTTGAGAAATTACTATCCAGCAATAATTTAAATGATGTATTAACAAACTTAAATAACACGCCTTTAAAGGCCTATTTTACAGATTCAAAGCATTTGTACGAATTCGAAACGCTGCTTGATGACTATTACCATGATAAGTTATATGAAATACGGTCTTTGTCACCCCACAGTGCCATTTGCGACTTTTTCCTGATAAGGAACGACATCCTCAACTTGAAGAAATTCATAACGTCCAAAACCTTAGGTATAAACAAAAATACATTTCTTAAAGGGACCATGAGCAAGGATACATGGAACAATGAATGGCATGGGAAAGCAACTTCTTTGCCGAAAGTATTCAAAGAATCAATCTCTTTTTTTAAAACTGCCGTGAATAACTTAAAAAAAGAATCATTACCTTTTATAATCGACTTAATATGCGACGGCGCTTATTTGAGATACATCGAAAATTTTTCTAACAAAATCAATGTTGAGATTATCCAGCGATACCTGATGATATACCAATGCGTGAAGGGTCTTAAGGTGATACGGCGTGTAATGGTATTAAAGCTTGATATGAAACTTCTGGAACAATACTTTTTGGAAGGATTTGATAAAGAACATGTTTTTTACAGACTTATGAAAAACACTGCATGGATATCAGAAAAGACACTGCGAGAAGCCTTTATAGGAGCTTATTGCAATACACCCCTGCTAGACCAATATTTTATACAAGTGCTTTCATTGAATTTATTTCCAAATATTTCTTTTCAATACGAAGTAGTAACTGACAATTATTTATTAGATATAATGCAACCCGTGAAGTTCATCCCCTTTGGGACGGAAAGGGTTTTTGGATACCTATGCGGCCTTACTGTTGAGGTATTCAACTTAAAATTAGTGTTGGGCGGAAAGGTGCACAGGATAGAGAGCAATTTTTTACGAGAACGCTTACGAAAAACGTATGCATAA
- a CDS encoding V-type ATP synthase subunit F, producing MHKIVIIGEKDDILPYQSIGVEIKPVKTIFETVNILRKIAQDSSVGIILITEDMAEQCLDTIIELRTKTAKAITILPARQGSRHTGTMELNKEIGRAVGMNILEKK from the coding sequence ATGCATAAAATTGTTATCATTGGTGAAAAGGACGATATCCTACCCTATCAAAGCATAGGAGTTGAGATTAAACCTGTGAAAACAATATTTGAGACCGTTAATATTCTACGGAAAATTGCCCAGGATTCTTCAGTAGGAATTATCCTGATCACTGAGGATATGGCAGAACAATGTCTTGATACAATTATCGAGTTAAGGACCAAAACTGCCAAGGCGATCACTATTCTTCCTGCACGGCAAGGAAGCAGGCACACTGGTACGATGGAACTCAACAAAGAGATTGGACGGGCGGTGGGAATGAATATTTTGGAAAAGAAATAG
- a CDS encoding nucleotidyltransferase family protein yields the protein MKIKNTYTKEMIKDILAKNYPVLKKYKVKSIALFGSYVRGKQVKKSDIDLLVEFEEPTFRNYMGLLSELENIFHKKIDLVCRDALKEKIKPYILKEAEWIEK from the coding sequence ATGAAAATAAAAAATACCTATACAAAGGAAATGATTAAAGATATTTTAGCGAAAAATTATCCTGTTCTAAAAAAATACAAGGTTAAATCCATAGCGCTTTTTGGGTCTTATGTGCGTGGTAAACAGGTTAAAAAGAGCGATATTGATTTATTAGTCGAATTCGAAGAGCCTACTTTCCGAAATTATATGGGACTCCTTTCAGAATTAGAAAACATATTTCACAAAAAAATCGATTTGGTTTGTAGAGATGCATTAAAGGAAAAGATAAAACCCTATATTTTGAAAGAGGCAGAATGGATAGAAAAGTAA
- a CDS encoding REP-associated tyrosine transposase, producing MSNNYKKRIRLKDFDYKDCYRYFVTICTFNKKPLFTNDSLVTWLIELLRERSKSFSFKIWAYCFMPDHLHLLIQGERDDSDMRRFISSYKQQSGFYYKKKTVSSLWQINYYEHILGKEEDTKGIAYYIFANPVRKGLVNDFKEYKFLGSFAFDIMQL from the coding sequence ATGTCAAACAATTACAAAAAACGCATACGGTTAAAAGATTTTGATTATAAAGATTGTTATCGATATTTTGTAACCATATGCACATTCAATAAAAAGCCCTTATTTACAAACGATTCTTTAGTAACCTGGCTTATTGAACTTTTAAGGGAACGATCAAAATCGTTTAGTTTCAAAATTTGGGCATACTGCTTCATGCCTGACCATCTTCATCTTTTAATACAAGGGGAACGTGATGACTCTGACATGAGACGATTTATTTCATCGTATAAGCAACAATCAGGTTTTTATTATAAGAAAAAGACCGTCTCGTCTCTCTGGCAAATTAATTATTATGAACATATTTTGGGAAAAGAAGAAGACACGAAAGGCATTGCATATTATATTTTTGCTAACCCTGTAAGAAAAGGTTTAGTTAACGATTTTAAAGAATATAAATTTCTTGGTTCATTTGCGTTTGATATTATGCAATTGTAA
- a CDS encoding ParA family protein yields MGKVISFINYKGGVGKTTTTYHIGCALALFHNKKVLLVDVDPQTNLTFLCVVPERWEAFKKDNGTIAKLFESYLKDSFDTYQIENIIWKSPIELFTKGKVTKDVVKNLDLIPSDVDLLSVDIELASKTWRKIESGFYQEQLQILRRTIKSIKELFGIDTSDDIRDALFSIEQRHILKNAIHKIKDNYDYILIDCPPNLYLVTQNALAASDTYVITTIPDHMSTIGINILIKKIRELHNKMNHKCRLTETRTQDIAHKGILFTMVRTVGQSIVNTHKDKMNELRKDYNNICFANSISWGTGYTEASALAVPVFLMDDENTMRVAEQYKEVTKEFLEKVGGN; encoded by the coding sequence ATGGGAAAAGTCATTTCATTCATCAACTACAAAGGTGGTGTTGGGAAAACAACTACCACCTATCATATCGGATGTGCCCTGGCCCTGTTTCACAATAAGAAGGTATTGCTTGTCGATGTGGATCCGCAAACCAACCTGACCTTTCTCTGCGTTGTACCCGAACGATGGGAAGCATTCAAAAAAGATAACGGCACGATTGCTAAGCTCTTTGAATCGTATTTAAAGGATAGTTTTGATACTTACCAAATTGAAAATATTATATGGAAATCTCCTATCGAATTGTTTACAAAGGGCAAGGTCACAAAGGATGTAGTGAAGAATCTTGACCTGATTCCGTCGGACGTTGATTTGTTGAGCGTTGATATTGAATTGGCGTCAAAGACTTGGCGGAAGATAGAGTCGGGCTTTTATCAAGAACAACTCCAAATCCTCAGGCGAACAATCAAGAGTATAAAAGAATTATTCGGCATTGATACTTCCGATGATATACGGGATGCCCTCTTTTCCATAGAACAGCGCCATATCCTGAAAAATGCCATTCATAAGATAAAAGACAATTATGATTATATCCTCATTGATTGTCCTCCAAACCTCTATCTGGTGACACAAAATGCACTTGCCGCAAGTGATACTTATGTCATAACAACCATACCAGACCATATGTCAACCATAGGGATAAATATACTCATCAAGAAAATCAGGGAATTACATAATAAGATGAATCACAAATGTCGTTTGACAGAGACGAGAACACAAGACATTGCACATAAAGGGATACTATTTACCATGGTGCGCACTGTAGGCCAGAGTATTGTCAATACCCATAAAGATAAAATGAATGAGCTCCGAAAGGACTATAATAATATATGTTTTGCAAATTCTATTTCATGGGGTACTGGCTATACCGAGGCTTCCGCACTTGCAGTTCCTGTTTTTTTGATGGATGATGAAAATACAATGCGTGTGGCAGAACAATATAAAGAGGTAACAAAGGAATTCTTAGAGAAAGTCGGTGGTAATTAA